A genomic region of Rhodococcus pyridinivorans contains the following coding sequences:
- a CDS encoding HAD family hydrolase yields the protein MGETWASIIRPGRRLFSRKFGPSEEEVRANLAGEASADAALALQESRVEPEPSPDTAPVPRDLTAAAFFDVDNTMVQGASIIHFARGLVARNYFDKSDLFEFAWQQVKFRLTGKENMNDVASGRDKALSFVQGRSTEELRRLGEEIYDDIIADKIWPGTRALAQMHLDAGQQVWLVTATPVELADVIAERLGLTGALGTVAESKDGVFTGRLVGDILHGLGKAHAVRALAIREGLNLKRCTAYSDSHNDVPMLSVVGTAVAINPDPDLRQVARTRGWEIRDFRTARKAAKVGVPTALGLGAAGGAVAVLVGRRRDRAA from the coding sequence ATGGGTGAGACGTGGGCGAGCATCATCCGTCCCGGACGTCGGCTCTTCTCTCGCAAATTCGGACCCAGCGAGGAAGAGGTCCGCGCCAATCTCGCAGGTGAGGCGAGCGCCGATGCCGCCCTCGCGTTGCAGGAATCCCGCGTCGAACCCGAGCCCTCCCCCGATACCGCTCCCGTCCCGCGCGATCTGACCGCGGCGGCGTTCTTCGACGTCGACAACACGATGGTGCAGGGCGCGTCGATCATCCACTTCGCCCGCGGCCTCGTCGCCCGGAACTACTTCGACAAGTCCGACCTGTTCGAGTTCGCCTGGCAGCAGGTCAAGTTCCGCCTGACGGGCAAGGAGAACATGAACGACGTCGCGTCCGGTCGCGACAAGGCGCTGTCGTTCGTGCAGGGCCGCTCCACGGAGGAACTGCGCCGGCTCGGCGAGGAGATCTACGACGACATCATCGCCGACAAGATCTGGCCGGGCACCCGCGCGCTCGCGCAGATGCACCTGGACGCGGGCCAGCAGGTGTGGCTCGTGACCGCGACGCCGGTCGAACTGGCCGACGTCATCGCCGAACGCCTCGGCCTGACCGGTGCGCTCGGCACCGTCGCCGAGTCGAAGGACGGCGTCTTCACGGGCCGTCTCGTCGGCGACATCCTGCACGGTCTCGGCAAGGCGCACGCGGTGCGGGCCCTCGCGATCCGTGAGGGTCTGAATCTCAAGCGCTGCACGGCTTATTCGGACAGCCACAACGACGTGCCGATGCTCTCGGTGGTCGGCACGGCCGTCGCGATCAATCCCGATCCGGATCTACGGCAGGTCGCTCGCACACGCGGGTGGGAGATCCGCGACTTCCGGACGGCGCGCAAGGCCGCGAAGGTCGGGGTGCCGACGGCGCTCGGTCTCGGTGCCGCGGGTGGTGCTGTCGCGGTCCTCGTGGGTCGCCGCCGCGATCGAGCGGCCTGA
- a CDS encoding glutaredoxin family protein: MSEQSSSATSGSASRHHLTLLVRAGCGACGPAREQLEALAEELGVEVTCIDVDVAAATDPDLRAEFGDRLPVVLLDGREHSYWEVDEPRLRADLAR; the protein is encoded by the coding sequence ATGAGTGAGCAATCGTCATCGGCAACGAGCGGCTCCGCGAGCCGTCATCACCTGACCCTTCTCGTGCGCGCCGGGTGCGGTGCGTGCGGTCCTGCGCGCGAGCAGCTCGAGGCGCTCGCGGAGGAGCTCGGCGTCGAGGTCACCTGCATCGACGTGGATGTCGCTGCCGCAACCGATCCCGATCTGAGGGCCGAATTCGGGGACCGTCTGCCCGTCGTTCTGCTCGACGGACGCGAGCACAGCTACTGGGAGGTCGACGAGCCGCGACTGCGCGCAGATCTCGCTCGGTGA
- a CDS encoding redox-sensing transcriptional repressor Rex, with the protein MTQLHPPQGEDARGTAESGEGATPTPPVRDIPQATVTRLATYLRVLGAFAEAGTLIVSSEELAAAAGVGSAKLRKDLSFLGPNGVRGVGYDVLRLQSRIEAALGLDRGHRVVLVGVGSLGRALARYPGFDRRGFTMAGLFDSDPDVVGTRVGDLVVRHVDDLENGAHELGATIGVVATPDEAAQQVCDRLVLAGVRSILSFAPVELDVPDHVEIRRVDLSVEMQVLSFNSTRNGETPRAATADVRPAAGDVRPAGIPRVSTRSSARRTTTGKAGPMGSAATRNGSVIAP; encoded by the coding sequence GTGACGCAGTTGCACCCACCGCAGGGCGAGGACGCTCGCGGCACCGCCGAGTCCGGCGAGGGTGCCACTCCCACTCCTCCGGTCCGCGATATCCCACAGGCTACTGTGACGCGTCTCGCGACCTACCTCCGGGTCCTCGGTGCGTTCGCCGAAGCGGGCACTCTCATCGTCTCCAGTGAGGAACTCGCGGCCGCCGCCGGGGTCGGTTCGGCCAAACTGCGCAAGGATCTGTCCTTCCTCGGACCCAACGGAGTGCGCGGCGTCGGCTACGACGTCCTGCGCCTCCAGTCCCGCATCGAAGCAGCTCTCGGACTCGACCGGGGCCATCGCGTCGTGCTCGTCGGAGTTGGCAGCCTCGGCCGCGCCCTCGCCCGGTATCCGGGCTTCGACCGCCGCGGTTTCACGATGGCCGGACTCTTCGATTCCGATCCCGACGTGGTGGGCACACGTGTGGGCGATCTCGTCGTGCGTCACGTCGACGATCTCGAGAACGGAGCCCATGAACTCGGCGCGACCATCGGTGTCGTCGCCACCCCCGACGAGGCAGCACAGCAGGTGTGCGATCGGCTCGTGCTCGCAGGAGTGCGCAGCATCCTGAGCTTCGCTCCCGTCGAACTCGATGTCCCCGACCACGTCGAGATCCGACGCGTCGATCTGTCCGTCGAGATGCAGGTCCTGTCCTTCAACAGCACCCGCAACGGGGAGACCCCCCGGGCCGCGACCGCTGACGTTCGTCCTGCTGCCGGCGACGTACGCCCCGCCGGCATACCGCGGGTGTCCACCCGAAGCTCTGCTCGGCGTACCACAACAGGAAAGGCGGGTCCGATGGGCTCGGCCGCGACCAGAAACGGATCGGTGATCGCACCGTGA
- a CDS encoding glutamyl-tRNA reductase, with the protein MSVLLVGISHRSAPVPVLEKVAVTDTDRPKLTDKMLASDKISEAMIVSTCNRVEIYAVVDAFHGALAAVSELLAEHSGLPVTELHKHAYVRYSEAAAEHLFSVASGLDSMVVGEQQILGQIRTAYAAADAQQAAGRTLHELAQQALRVGKRVHSETGIDAAGASVVSVALDKASNFLGGALKGRTAAVIGAGAMGGLAVAHLVRAEVGSIVVANRTRDRAERLAETAQAAGVDAEVVGFDDLATALSRADVAVTCTGAVGAVVTLADAHRALAQPGRGERPLAICDLGLPRDVDTAVAGLPGVQVFDMESLQRDPSAGAAATDAEAARTIVAAELSQYLTAQRLAEVTPTVTALRQRAAEVVEGELMRLESRLPDLDDGQRGEVARTVRRVVDKLLHAPTVRVKQLASTPGGDQYAEALRELFELRPGSVEAVATPTKDLNSLTDPTLSGDLSAALDPAVTTELQASRKDGTA; encoded by the coding sequence GTGAGTGTTCTCCTCGTCGGGATATCGCATAGGAGCGCACCGGTCCCGGTGCTCGAGAAGGTGGCGGTCACGGACACCGACCGCCCCAAGCTCACCGACAAGATGCTGGCGTCGGACAAGATCTCCGAAGCGATGATCGTCTCCACCTGCAACCGGGTGGAGATCTACGCGGTGGTCGACGCCTTCCACGGCGCGCTCGCCGCGGTCAGCGAACTGCTCGCCGAGCACTCGGGTCTGCCCGTCACCGAACTGCACAAGCACGCCTACGTCCGCTACAGCGAGGCCGCTGCCGAACACCTGTTCTCCGTCGCCAGCGGGCTCGACTCGATGGTCGTGGGGGAGCAGCAGATCCTCGGTCAGATCCGCACCGCCTACGCCGCCGCCGACGCTCAGCAGGCCGCCGGCCGCACCCTGCACGAACTCGCCCAGCAGGCGCTGCGCGTCGGCAAGCGGGTGCACTCGGAGACCGGCATCGACGCCGCCGGTGCATCCGTCGTGTCGGTCGCGCTCGACAAGGCCTCGAACTTCCTCGGAGGCGCCCTGAAGGGCCGCACCGCCGCGGTGATCGGTGCCGGCGCCATGGGTGGTCTCGCCGTCGCGCATCTCGTCCGGGCCGAGGTCGGCTCGATCGTCGTCGCCAACCGCACCCGCGACCGTGCCGAGCGACTCGCCGAGACCGCACAGGCCGCCGGTGTCGACGCCGAGGTCGTCGGATTCGACGATCTCGCGACCGCACTGAGCCGCGCCGACGTCGCCGTCACCTGCACCGGAGCCGTGGGCGCCGTCGTCACGCTCGCCGACGCGCACCGCGCACTCGCGCAGCCCGGCCGCGGCGAACGCCCCCTCGCGATCTGCGATCTCGGTCTGCCGCGCGACGTCGACACCGCCGTGGCCGGTCTTCCCGGTGTGCAGGTCTTCGACATGGAGTCGCTGCAGCGCGACCCGTCGGCCGGCGCCGCCGCGACCGACGCGGAGGCCGCCCGCACGATCGTCGCCGCCGAGCTGTCGCAGTACCTCACCGCGCAGCGACTCGCCGAGGTCACCCCCACCGTGACGGCACTGCGTCAGCGCGCCGCCGAAGTGGTCGAGGGCGAACTGATGCGCCTCGAATCGCGACTGCCCGATCTCGACGACGGCCAGCGCGGCGAGGTCGCCCGCACCGTGCGCCGGGTCGTCGACAAGCTCCTCCACGCACCGACGGTGCGCGTCAAGCAGCTCGCGTCGACGCCGGGAGGCGACCAGTACGCCGAGGCCCTGCGCGAGCTGTTCGAGCTGCGCCCGGGCTCGGTCGAGGCGGTCGCGACACCCACCAAGGATCTGAACTCGCTGACCGATCCCACCCTCTCGGGGGATCTGTCCGCCGCACTCGACCCCGCTGTCACCACCGAACTCCAGGCCTCACGAAAGGACGGCACCGCATGA
- the hemC gene encoding hydroxymethylbilane synthase — MSTEAASVSRDDVARQDRPLRIGTRGSVLATTQAGTVRDALIAAGRPAELVIITTKGDVTPGPVQRIGVGVFTAELREALLAGEVDVAVHSYKDLPTFQDPRLVVAAVPEREDPRDALVARDGLVLGELPPGSKVGTSAPRRRAQLAALGLGLQIEPLRGNIDTRIGKVDSGELDAIVIARAGLSRIGRLDRVTESLEPVQMLPAPSQGALAVECRSDDPEMIELLAGLDHAPSRAAVVAERSLLAELEAGCTAPVGAIAEVVESLDDDGRVIEELSVRGCAAAMDGSDVLRASAVGAPEKAEELGRRVARELLDLGARELMVEHGVLPETRPADD; from the coding sequence ATGAGCACCGAAGCCGCATCGGTTTCCCGCGACGATGTTGCTCGGCAGGATCGTCCCCTGCGTATCGGTACCCGCGGCAGCGTGCTCGCCACGACCCAGGCCGGTACCGTGCGCGACGCACTGATTGCCGCCGGTCGCCCGGCAGAGCTCGTCATCATCACCACCAAGGGCGATGTGACGCCCGGCCCGGTGCAGCGCATCGGCGTCGGCGTGTTCACCGCCGAGCTGCGCGAGGCGCTGCTCGCAGGTGAGGTCGACGTCGCCGTGCACTCCTACAAGGACCTGCCGACCTTCCAGGATCCGCGCCTCGTCGTCGCGGCCGTCCCCGAGCGGGAGGACCCGCGCGACGCGCTCGTCGCCCGTGACGGACTCGTCCTCGGCGAGCTGCCGCCCGGCTCCAAGGTCGGTACCTCGGCGCCGCGCCGGCGGGCACAACTCGCTGCGCTCGGCCTGGGACTGCAGATCGAACCGCTGCGCGGCAACATCGACACCCGCATCGGCAAGGTCGACTCCGGCGAACTCGACGCGATCGTCATCGCGCGTGCCGGACTGTCGCGGATCGGACGCCTGGACCGGGTCACCGAGTCCCTCGAACCGGTGCAGATGCTGCCCGCGCCGTCGCAGGGTGCGCTCGCCGTGGAGTGCCGGTCGGACGATCCCGAGATGATCGAGCTGCTCGCCGGACTCGACCATGCGCCGAGCCGCGCCGCAGTCGTCGCGGAGCGCTCGCTGCTCGCCGAACTCGAAGCCGGATGCACCGCACCGGTGGGGGCGATCGCCGAGGTCGTCGAATCGCTCGACGACGACGGCCGGGTGATCGAGGAACTGTCGGTGCGCGGATGCGCCGCCGCCATGGACGGATCGGATGTGCTGCGAGCGAGCGCGGTGGGGGCGCCGGAGAAGGCCGAGGAACTCGGTCGCCGTGTCGCCCGCGAACTGCTCGACCTCGGTGCGCGCGAGCTCATGGTCGAGCACGGGGTCCTCCCCGAGACGAGACCTGCCGATGATTGA
- a CDS encoding uroporphyrinogen-III synthase, giving the protein MSRVRKHNPGRILFVGSGPGDPALLTVRARDVLAGATIAFTDPDVDKGVVALVGVDHGTDPETGEPVAEVRPALGEPAEVAKTLVAEAKAGRDVVRLVAGDPLTTDSVIAEVNAVARTQVVFEVLPGLPAGSSVPSYAGMALGSCHTEVDVRGEVDWAALAAAPGPLVLHATSGHLAETASALVEHGLAPQTPAAITVRGTTRQQRTVEATLATLNDAGSELVGPLVVTVGKVVSHRNKMSWWESRALYGWTVLVPRTKDQAGEMSERLVTHGAIPMEVPTIAVEPPRSPAQMERAVKGLVDGRYQWVVFTSTNAVRAVWEKFEAFGLDARAFSGVKIACVGEATAAKVRSVGIIPELVPSGEQSSLGLLAEFAPYDDVFDPVNRVLLPRADIATETLAEGLRERGWEIDDVTAYRTVRAAPPPAATREMIKTGGFDAVCFTSSSTVRNLVGIAGKPHARTIVACIGPKTAETAIEFGLRVDVQPETAQIGPLVDALAEHAARLRAEGALPPPRKKSRARR; this is encoded by the coding sequence ATGAGCCGAGTCCGTAAGCACAACCCCGGGCGCATCCTGTTCGTGGGATCGGGCCCGGGCGATCCTGCGCTGCTCACCGTGCGCGCGCGTGACGTGCTGGCGGGCGCCACGATCGCCTTCACCGACCCCGATGTAGACAAGGGTGTCGTGGCCCTCGTCGGTGTCGACCACGGCACCGACCCGGAGACCGGTGAGCCCGTCGCCGAGGTCCGTCCCGCGCTCGGCGAGCCCGCCGAGGTCGCCAAGACGCTCGTCGCCGAGGCGAAGGCCGGTCGCGACGTGGTGCGCCTCGTCGCGGGCGACCCGCTCACCACCGACTCGGTGATCGCCGAGGTCAACGCGGTCGCCCGCACCCAGGTGGTCTTCGAGGTCCTGCCGGGCCTGCCCGCCGGATCGTCCGTGCCGAGCTACGCCGGTATGGCGCTCGGCTCGTGCCACACCGAGGTCGACGTGCGCGGAGAGGTCGACTGGGCCGCGCTCGCCGCCGCCCCCGGCCCCCTCGTCCTCCATGCGACCTCCGGCCACCTCGCCGAGACCGCCAGCGCGCTGGTCGAACACGGCCTGGCGCCGCAGACCCCCGCCGCGATCACCGTGCGCGGCACCACCCGTCAGCAGCGCACCGTCGAGGCCACCCTCGCGACTCTGAACGACGCGGGTTCCGAGCTCGTCGGACCGCTCGTCGTCACCGTCGGCAAGGTCGTCTCGCACCGCAACAAGATGTCGTGGTGGGAGTCGCGCGCCCTGTACGGCTGGACCGTGCTCGTGCCCCGCACCAAGGATCAGGCCGGCGAGATGAGCGAGCGGCTCGTCACGCACGGCGCGATCCCGATGGAGGTGCCGACCATCGCGGTCGAGCCGCCGCGCAGTCCCGCGCAGATGGAACGCGCGGTCAAGGGCCTGGTCGACGGTCGCTACCAGTGGGTGGTGTTCACTTCCACCAACGCGGTGCGTGCGGTGTGGGAGAAGTTCGAGGCGTTCGGTCTCGACGCGCGCGCGTTCTCCGGCGTCAAGATCGCGTGCGTCGGTGAGGCCACCGCTGCGAAGGTGCGCTCGGTCGGCATCATCCCCGAGCTCGTGCCCAGCGGCGAACAGTCCAGCCTCGGCCTGCTCGCCGAGTTCGCCCCGTACGACGACGTCTTCGATCCGGTCAACCGGGTGCTGCTGCCGCGCGCCGACATCGCCACCGAGACCCTCGCCGAGGGTCTGCGCGAGCGCGGCTGGGAGATCGACGACGTCACCGCCTACCGCACCGTGCGTGCCGCTCCGCCGCCGGCCGCGACCCGCGAGATGATCAAGACCGGTGGTTTCGACGCGGTGTGCTTCACCTCGTCGTCGACGGTCCGCAATCTCGTGGGTATCGCCGGCAAGCCGCACGCCCGCACGATCGTCGCGTGTATCGGCCCGAAGACGGCCGAGACGGCGATCGAGTTCGGCCTGCGGGTGGACGTGCAGCCCGAGACCGCGCAGATCGGGCCCCTGGTCGACGCGCTCGCCGAGCACGCGGCCCGGCTCCGCGCGGAAGGCGCACTGCCTCCGCCGCGGAAGAAGTCCCGCGCCCGCCGCTGA
- the hemB gene encoding porphobilinogen synthase — translation MFPDIRPRRLRSTPAIRRLVAETSLEPRHLVLPMFVADGLDEPREIASMPGVYQHTADSLRKAAAAAVSAGVGGLMLFGVPSPEDKDARGSAASDPGGVLNRALRSLRSELGDSTVIMADTCLDEFTDHGHCGVLTDTGVVDNDATLERYAEMAVAQADAGAHLLGPSGMMDGQIGFIRSALDEAGHTEVGQLAYSAKYASAFYGPFRDAVGSSLEGDRRTYQQDPANRRESLHEVDLDLAEGADMVMVKPAMSYLDVLREVADRSPVPVAAYQISGEYSMITAAAQKGWIDRDAAILESLVGIRRAGADVVLTYWAAEVAGRLS, via the coding sequence ATGTTTCCCGACATCCGTCCCCGCCGGCTGCGCAGCACACCCGCCATCCGACGGCTCGTGGCAGAAACCTCCCTCGAACCCCGCCACCTCGTGCTCCCGATGTTCGTGGCCGACGGCCTCGACGAGCCGCGCGAGATCGCGTCGATGCCCGGGGTGTACCAGCACACCGCCGATTCGCTGCGCAAGGCCGCGGCCGCGGCCGTGTCCGCCGGTGTCGGCGGCCTGATGCTCTTCGGTGTGCCCAGCCCCGAGGACAAGGACGCCCGTGGTTCCGCGGCGAGCGATCCCGGCGGTGTGCTCAACCGCGCGCTGCGGTCGCTGCGCAGCGAACTCGGCGACTCCACGGTGATCATGGCCGACACCTGCCTCGACGAGTTCACCGATCACGGCCACTGCGGTGTGCTCACCGACACCGGCGTCGTCGACAACGACGCGACCCTCGAGCGTTACGCCGAGATGGCCGTCGCGCAGGCCGACGCCGGGGCGCACCTGCTCGGCCCGAGCGGCATGATGGACGGCCAGATCGGTTTCATCCGGTCCGCGCTGGACGAGGCCGGGCACACCGAGGTCGGTCAGCTCGCCTACTCCGCGAAATACGCCTCGGCGTTCTACGGTCCCTTCCGCGACGCCGTCGGCTCGTCCCTCGAGGGAGATCGCCGCACCTACCAGCAGGATCCGGCGAACCGTCGCGAGTCGCTGCACGAGGTGGACCTCGACCTCGCCGAGGGCGCCGACATGGTGATGGTCAAGCCGGCGATGTCGTACCTCGACGTGCTGCGCGAGGTGGCCGACCGCTCGCCCGTCCCGGTGGCCGCCTACCAGATCTCGGGGGAGTACTCGATGATCACCGCGGCCGCGCAGAAGGGCTGGATCGATCGCGATGCGGCGATCCTCGAATCGCTGGTCGGCATCCGGCGGGCCGGTGCGGACGTCGTCCTCACCTACTGGGCCGCCGAGGTCGCGGGTCGTCTGTCATGA
- a CDS encoding acyl-CoA dehydrogenase family protein: MPTTAEHLRIALDGAWHEARERARKDLAHEKFAPHYTPETDKARAITLEQMRILAEHGYAAAGFSVESGGTGDAGGAVASIEMLAMSDLSLMVKAGVQWGLFGGAIENLGTERHHEKYVKQLIDLDVLGCFAMTETGHGSDVQSLETTATYDPDTQEFVIHSPTPSSRKDYIGGAAQHARFAAVFAQLVTQGETHGVHCFVVPIRDEDGNDLPGVTTSDCGYKGGLPGVDNGRIVFDQVRIPRENLLNKYADVEPDGTYASDIDNPSRRFFTMLGTLVRGRITVGGSAGAAARVALSIATRYAEKRRQFDAPGRDGEVPIMDYLVHQRRLLPLIARSYALGFAQNELLTTMHRLQSTSLQELDAQEQRELEGRAAGLKAANTWHASRAIQECREACGGAGYMAENRLTALRADVDVFTTFEGDNHVLTQLVAKELLTAYADEVQGMSPVEWMRFAATTISDIVKKRTAAQQIIQTIVDTRQDNEEDGSLFDRGTQVTMFEDREQYLLSTAARRLQAAMKREDNPFDAFNFVQDHVLHAARAHIDRVVLEAFVAAIEDCKDETARDLLSELCDLYALTIIDEDKAWFMEHRLLSVERAKAVTRGINERGRSLRPHALTLVDGLGVPDYLLGSAMLDREGAVVPPQDVAV; the protein is encoded by the coding sequence CCGAACACCTGCGCATCGCACTCGACGGTGCGTGGCACGAAGCACGCGAACGCGCACGCAAGGATCTCGCGCACGAGAAGTTTGCACCGCACTACACCCCCGAGACCGACAAGGCGCGCGCCATCACGCTCGAGCAGATGCGCATCCTCGCCGAACACGGCTATGCCGCGGCGGGCTTCTCCGTCGAGTCCGGCGGCACGGGCGACGCGGGCGGCGCGGTCGCATCCATCGAGATGCTCGCGATGTCCGACCTGTCGCTGATGGTCAAGGCGGGCGTGCAGTGGGGCCTGTTCGGCGGTGCCATCGAGAACCTCGGCACCGAGCGGCACCACGAGAAGTACGTCAAGCAGCTCATCGACCTCGACGTGCTCGGCTGCTTCGCGATGACCGAGACGGGCCACGGCAGCGACGTGCAGTCGCTCGAGACCACGGCGACCTATGATCCGGACACCCAGGAGTTCGTGATCCACTCCCCCACCCCGTCGTCCCGCAAGGACTACATCGGTGGCGCGGCGCAACACGCCCGGTTCGCGGCCGTCTTCGCGCAGCTCGTCACGCAGGGTGAGACGCACGGTGTGCACTGTTTCGTCGTCCCGATCCGCGACGAGGACGGCAACGACCTGCCGGGTGTGACGACCTCCGACTGCGGTTACAAGGGCGGCCTGCCGGGTGTCGACAACGGCCGCATCGTCTTCGACCAGGTGCGCATCCCCCGGGAGAACCTGCTCAACAAGTACGCGGACGTCGAACCGGACGGCACCTACGCCTCGGACATCGACAACCCGAGCCGACGGTTCTTCACGATGCTCGGCACGCTGGTCCGCGGGCGCATCACCGTCGGCGGCTCGGCGGGTGCGGCGGCGCGGGTCGCGCTGAGCATCGCCACCCGCTACGCCGAGAAGCGTCGCCAGTTCGACGCCCCCGGGCGCGACGGCGAGGTGCCGATCATGGACTATCTCGTCCACCAGCGGCGCCTGCTCCCGCTGATCGCCCGCTCGTACGCGCTCGGCTTCGCCCAGAACGAGCTGCTCACGACGATGCACCGGCTGCAGTCGACGTCGTTGCAGGAACTCGACGCGCAGGAACAGCGCGAACTCGAGGGTCGCGCGGCCGGCCTCAAGGCCGCCAACACCTGGCACGCGTCGCGGGCGATACAGGAGTGCCGCGAGGCGTGCGGTGGTGCCGGCTACATGGCCGAGAACCGGCTGACGGCGCTGCGCGCGGACGTGGACGTGTTCACGACCTTCGAGGGCGACAACCACGTCCTGACCCAGCTGGTCGCGAAGGAACTGCTCACGGCCTACGCCGACGAGGTGCAGGGCATGAGCCCGGTGGAGTGGATGCGCTTCGCCGCGACCACCATCTCCGACATCGTCAAGAAGCGCACCGCGGCGCAGCAGATCATCCAGACGATCGTCGACACCCGCCAGGACAACGAGGAGGACGGCAGCCTCTTCGACCGCGGCACCCAGGTGACGATGTTCGAGGACCGTGAGCAGTACCTGCTGTCCACTGCGGCCCGGCGCCTGCAGGCCGCGATGAAGCGTGAGGACAACCCGTTCGACGCCTTCAACTTCGTGCAGGACCACGTTCTGCACGCCGCCCGCGCGCACATCGACCGAGTCGTGCTCGAGGCGTTCGTCGCCGCGATCGAGGACTGCAAGGACGAGACCGCCCGCGACCTGCTGTCGGAGCTGTGCGATCTCTACGCGCTGACGATCATCGACGAGGACAAGGCGTGGTTCATGGAGCACCGCCTGCTGTCGGTCGAACGCGCCAAGGCCGTCACACGCGGGATCAACGAGCGGGGCCGCAGCCTGCGTCCGCACGCGTTGACGCTCGTGGACGGGTTGGGTGTGCCCGACTACCTGCTCGGCTCGGCCATGCTCGACCGTGAGGGAGCGGTCGTCCCACCTCAGGACGTCGCAGTCTGA